A stretch of Heterodontus francisci isolate sHetFra1 chromosome 1, sHetFra1.hap1, whole genome shotgun sequence DNA encodes these proteins:
- the LOC137346656 gene encoding extracellular superoxide dismutase [Cu-Zn]-like, with protein sequence MDSDSDKDAGHERKLTGTQGKTIYSSALQLLLLAGTLALQVQQVLGHLDTDAITGTANQLNEMWYKLTPWQLNQPSSELYAVCLMQPSLDLPTGLPSVSGYVLFYQKYQEKLQAYFQVSGFPQDPSQPARAIHVHQYGDVSASCLTTGPHFNPMNVSHPQHPGDFNNFRVSNGRIVKRLTNLRASLYGKYSILGLGVVIHENEDDLGLGGDQASLQHGNSGRRLACCTIGLSKGDLWRNTVRNT encoded by the coding sequence ATGGACTCTGACAGCGACAAGGACGCGGGACATGAGCGGAAACTGACTGGGACTCAGGGGAAAACCATATACAGTTCAGCTTTGCAATTGCTGCTGTTGGCTGGGACACTTGCGCTGCAGGTGCAGCAGGTCCTGGGCCATTTGGACACTGACGCGATTACTGGGACGGCAAACCAGCTGAATGAGATGTGGTACAAACTGACGCCCTGGCAACTCAACCAGCCTAGTTCCGAGCTCTACGCCGTGTGTCTGATGCAGCCCAGCTTGGATCTGCCCACCGGCTTGCCCTCTGTAAGCGGTTACGTCCTCTTTTATCAGAAGTACCAGGAGAAACTCCAGGCGTATTTCCAGGTGAGCGGGTTCCCGCAAGACCCCAGCCAGCCGGCCCGAGCTATCCACGTCCACCAGTACGGAGACGTGAGTGCCAGCTGCCTCACCACCGGACCTCACTTCAACCCCATGAATGTCAGCCATCCCCAACACCCCGGGGACTTCAACAATTTCCGTGTGAGCAACGGCAGGATTGTTAAACGCCTGACGAACCTGAGGGCCAGCCTGTACGGAAAGTACTCGATCCTCGGCCTGGGGGTGGTCATACACGAGAATGAGGATGATTTGGGACTCGGCGGCGACCAGGCAAGTCTCCAGCATGGAAACTCTGGGAGAAGACTGGCGTGCTGCACCATTGGACTGAGTAAAGGAGACCTTTGGAGAAATACAGTCCGCAATACCTGA